CAAGTGGTGTTTATCTTTGATGAGGCACATCGTAGCCAGTTTGGTGAAGCACAAAAGAACTTAAAGAAGAAGTTTAAAAAATACTACCAGTTTGGTTTTACAGGCACTCCTATCTTCCCTGAGAATGCCTTGGGTGCAGAGACAACTGCCAGTGTGTTTGGCCATGAGCTGCATTCATACGTTATCACTGATGCCATTCGTGATGAGAAGGTGTTGAAGTTTAAGGTGGACTACAATGACGTGCGCCCGCAGTTTCAAGCCATTGAAAGCGAGCAAGATGAGAAGAAACTCACAGCTGCTGAAAACAAGCAGCTGTTATTACACCCTGATCGTATTGAAGAGATCTCAAAGTACGTTTTAAAAAGCTTTAAGCAAAAAACCCATCGCTTAAAAGGAAACAGCAAAGGTTTTAATGCCATGTTTGCTGTTAGTAGTGTGGACGCAGCAAAGGCTTACTATGAGACCTTGAATCAGCTACAAAAGGACAGCGAGAGACCCTTAAAGATTGCCACTATCTTTTCTTATGCTGCCAATGAAGAACAAGACGCAATCGGTGACATTGCCGACGAAGGCTTTGAGCCTACCGCCATGAATAGCAGTGCTAAAGAGTTTTTAAGCCGTGCTATTCATGATTACAACGAGATGTTTAAGACCAATTACGGCGTAGACAGTAAGTCTTTTCAAAACTACTACCGTGATCTTGCAGGACGCGTTATTAAGCAGGATGTGGATTTACTGATTGTTGTCGGTATGTTCCTCACAGGTTTTGATGCGCCAACCTTAAACACGCTCTATGTTGATAAAAACCTTCGCTATCACGGTTTGATGCAAGCGTTCTCAAGGACTAACCGCATTTATGATGCCACTAAGACCTTTGGTAACATCGTGACATTCCGCGACTTAGAGCAAGCGACCATTGATGCCATCACCTTGTTTGGTGATAGAAATACTAAAAACGTCGTGTTAGAAAAAAGCTATAGGGAGTATCTAGAAGGCTTTACCGATATTGCGACAGGCAAAGCACGGCGTGGCTATTTAGAGGTGATTAAAGAGCTGCAGCAACGCTTTCCTGACCCTGATGAGATCGTCAAAGAGGCGGACAAAAAGGACTTTGCTAAGTTATTTGGCGAGTACTTACGCGTCGAGAACATCTTACAAAACTATGATGAGTTCGCAAGCCTAAAAGCGCTTCAAAACATAGATATTACTGATACTGAGGCAGTTGAGACATTCAAAGCTGAGCACTATTTGACGGATGAAGATCTTGCTGCCATGCAAAGCATCGATGTACCTGCTGAACGAAAAGTACAAGACTATCGATCAACGTATAACGACATACGTGATTGGCTGCGCCGTGAAAAAGCAGCCAAGGATCAAAGCGAGTCCTCGCTTGACTGGGATGAAGTGGTTTTTGAGGTGGATCTTCTTAAGTCTCAAGAGATTAACCTTGATTACATCCTTGAGCTGATTTTTGAGAATAATAAGAATACCAAGGATAAGTCCGCCTTGGTAGAGGAAGTACGTCGTGTAATTAGAGCAAGCCTTGGTAATCGCGCTAAAGAAAGCCTGGTAGTAGATTTTATCAATAAAACTAACTTGGATAACATCCCTGATAAATCCAGCATTATTGAGGCCTTCTTTAGCTTTGCTCAAACAGAGCAGCAGCGTGAAGCCCAAGATATGATTGTTGCTGAAAATCTTAATGAAGAGGCAGCTAAGCGTTATATAACGGCATCTTTAAAGCGTGAGTACGCCAGTGAGAATGGTACGGAGCTAAATGAGGTCCTACCTAAACTAAGTCCTCTTAACCCAGAATATCTAACCAAGAAGCAAAGTGTTTTCCAAAAAATATCGGCTTTTGTTGAGAAGTTTAAAGGTGTAGGAGGAAAGGTGTAGTAGAAAAGATTAGAGAACAATATTTTCGATCTTATCTACATAATAATTTAAAACTTTTTTATATATAAACGGTTTATATTAAGTGAGAAATAAAATGTCATTTAGCTCTTTAATGAAAGATAAAATTTCTGTTTTTGATGCTCAAGGTAATTTAGTTGCTAGTGACCAGGCTGCTAGTGTTCAAGGTGGAAAAAGGATAATAACCAAAACAGCTGACTTTGTGGTTGATGTTGGTTATTTAGTAGAGCGTAGATTGCCAAATGGTCTGGTAGAGAATTATCGTGTTGTTGAGCCTAATTTCATGGCAGAGGTGTATAGGTGTATAGGTGTATATACACCCAGAATAAATTCTTAAAAATCAATGCTATGGATGGGCATCAACGCTCATTCAGCCGTGACTCAATCATCTCAGTGAGTAGCTTAGTGACGGTTGTGCGATTATCAAGGACGTATTGTTTAAGCTCAAAGTAGGTATCTTCATCAAGATTGAAATTGACTCGTGTGCTCTTTTTAGGCTTATCAGTGACGTCAGACAACTCAAGCGCATCTTTTTTATCTTTACTTGGGCGGCCAGCTTTCATAACTCTACTTCCTTATCAAAAAACGTTTTAACCTCGTTGACCAGTTGCGTGATCTCAGTCACGGCATTGCTCTTAGCAGATTCTGTCTCAAATACCGTTTTACCCACTGAAGCGCTATTTGGATAGCTGACGCGCTGCACGATTCTGGCATCAAGAACGGGCAGATTATAATCTTGTAGCACTGCGGCAACTTCTTTGCCGATGTTAGTGTTTTGGATCGCACGAGAGACCACAAAGGCGGCTTTGAGCTTACCATCGGTCATCTCGATGCGCTGCTGCACCAAATCAACCAAATCACTGGTCGCCCATACATCATAGGGGCTTGGCTGTACGGGTATCAACACAAAGTCAGCGGCTTTTATGGCAGATAGTGCCAGATTGGTCGCTTGCGGTGAGCCATCAATTACGACGAACTCTTTATCAGAAACATTTTTTAAATCCTTATCAAGCGTTGGCCTATCAAGGCCGATAACAGGAACAGGATTGTCTTCATCAACGGCTCTCCAATCGCGAGCACTGCCTTGCTGATCACTATCAACGAGTAGCACACTATGACCCTGAAGTTGTAGCCCACGTGCCAAATGCGTGGCTATCGTGGTCTTGCCGCTGCCGCCTTTTTGGTTCAGTACTGCGATTACTTTCATGGTAAAGGCCTTATGATGATTATATATTCATACACTCAAATGAGTAAGTACTCATATAAGTATATTATCGCAAAGGGCTAGTAAGCACAACTGAAAGCATTGAGCTTATTAGTATTGGATAGGTCTTACTATTAAACCGATATGACACGTAGTAAAATGCACTGCTTAATAGCGCTATGCGTGTTTAGCGAATAATTTATATGCTAATAGCACTATATTTGAAATAGGAGAGGGTAATGGTTAAGTGTCATTTATCAACGATAATGGGTGAAAAGCGCCTTAAAATTGCAGATGTTGCAAGAGAAACTTCTATCAACAGAGGCACAATCACGCGTATGTATCATGAAGAAGCCACTCGAGTAGATTTAGAAGTGATTGAAAAGCTATGCCGCTATTTTAAAATTGAGGTAGGCGATCTATATGAACTTACTGACGATTCAGACATCTAGTCTCTAAACACATAAAATAACCTACAGTAGGTTATTTTATCTTGCAATGAGTCAAAATGCGTGTATAATTTTACCTGTAGCAGAACATTTAGTTAATTAAGAAATCTAATTAATCTACAGGAGATTATTATGTATACGTCAGCGCAGCAACCAACAACGTCATCTTGGTTTGATCACAAAGTGAAGGTTTTAACCAAGCAACTGATTCAAAACTTACAAATACAGCAAGGCTCACAGCTGGCCAAAATATTGGACGTGAATCCGATTTTCTATAATGATGAGGCGCTTCATGTATGGGTGCAGCGTCAAATAGATGAGGGGCTAATCGTAGATGATGAGGCGATTGGTGTGCTTGAGGCGGCGTTTATTGATTTAATGAGAGGTTATGAGCAAGTAGAGCTATGAATTGATAAACCCAGCTATCAATTGTAATAGCTGGGTCTGCCAAATAGAAATCTGAATATATTAGTCGTTTACTTATTCTCCGGTTAGTGGATTATAAGCTGTTACACACTTTTTAGGAAAGGCTCGATTTTATAGAGTGAAAAGGATGCGGTACCCTAGTGAGGACTTGAACCTTTGGCTGTGGGCTATATACGATAGTAGATACAGCCATCAAGATTATGACAGTGTACTTGGTGGTGTACATGAACTGAGCTATTCTAATATAAATATTAACTAAAGGCGCTCTGCTAACAAATTATGATAAATACTATATTTACATCAAAGATTGATTTTTGGTTGGCGTTTTTAATATTGGGTTCTAGCTTACTACTCGTTTTGGTGCCTGTATGGGAATGGATGTACAACAATAGTTCTATTAAAAGAATAATATTTATAAGCCTTTTTACCATACCAACTGCGTTACTGCTATTGGTACTGTTTTTTAATATAAAGTACACTTTGACAGCTGACACATTGTTAGTGAAAAATGGTTTTTCTACTCAGAGTATCTCGTTAGAAGACATTACCCATATCACTCCTACCAGCAGTACTTTATCTGCTCCAGCACTGTCTTTAGATAGGATTGAGATAAGATATGAAGGTGGTAGCATAGTGATATCACCAAAAGACAAAGATAGGTTCTATCATGCAATACAAGAACGTGTACCAGCATTAAAAACCGATGATAATAATGGGCTGATAAAGAGATAGCCGATAGTTCGATGCGCTATACAGGCATCGAACTATAAATAAATCAGTTACGGCTATTCTCCATTAATATTGTCTTCGCTATTTGCTCACCAATTTTTGCAATGACAGCATTTCTTTCTTCAAACGAGGCGTCTGTCTCTGTAATGTATAGAGCGGCTACGATAGGCTTGCGATTTGGAGGCCACATCACCGCAGTAATAGCACGCGACCCATAACCACCAGCACCTGTTCTATCTGCTACTATCCAGTCACTTGGAACGCCTTTACGAAACAATGCATCGCCAACCTCATTACCTTTAAGCCAAGATTCTAGTTGTTGACGAGATTTGATAGATAGTGTTTCGTCAATTAGTAACTTTTCAAGTGTCGTTACCATTGCAATTGGTGTTGTCGTGTCTCGCTTATCTCCAGGCACCGCTTCGTTAAGTTCTGTTTCCCAGCGATCAAGGCGCGTAGTATCGTCGCCAATGGAACGCAAAAATTTCGTTAGAGCCTTAGGTCCACCAATCGCTTGTAGAATAAAATTGGCAGCTGAATTATCACTGGTTGATAATGTGGCCTGACACAGCTCTGCGAGCGACATCCCTTTTTTACCCACATGTTTTTCTGTTACAGGTGAGTATGTAACGAGATTGCTTTCAGAGAATCTCACAACTCTATCAATTCTTTCTTTACCTAGATCAACTCTTTGAAGAACGTTTGCACAGGCAAGTGTTTTAAAGGTACTACTTAGAGGAAAACGTTCATTAGATTTATGTTCCCAACGTTTTCCCGTTTCCAAATCATGCACAGCTAGACCAATTCTAGCGCCTAATTCAGTTTCAGCATTGGTAACCGCTTCAAGTACTGAGTCTGTTGCATTAGCATTTAATGATAGCGTGAGACATAAAAAAGTAATTACTACGCTAAAAAAACTAGCCTTGTGTTTACGTACGTCCATGATGAGTTAACTTTCCTTTTGGATCAAATTTTTAGATTATATAATATGTAATTAACAAGTATATTTAATAGCATAATTATATCTCATTCCTCTGCACACGACAAAAAAATCATCCCCACCGGATTTTCATAGGTTTAGGGGTTAAAAAGCTAACTAACTGTCGAAATACAGTCTTATCATTGTTAAAAAACACCAAGCGCAGGCCTTCAATCAACACATCCAGGCCAAGCGCAAACAAACTGGCTTGAGGTCGAGCGTTTGAATTCAACTTGCGTTTTAACGGCTTATCTTTGTCTTTATAAATACCGACATGATAAGCCCAACAAAATGCTAAGGCGTTCACTGCGACTAATTTACTGACCCGATCAAGATGGGTTAAGTGGGTATCTTCAAGATTAAAGCCACGGCCCTTTAGACAAGCAAATAAAGTCTCAATTTCCCAACGCTTGCCATAGCTTATCATCGCATCCACTGTTTCTAGTTGATTGGTTGCCACAATCACTAAACCGTAGTCTTTATCACGCTTGGCAAATACTCGAACCAAACAACCATCGACAGTCAGTATTCGCCCATGTCGATATGTTTCTTGATGGCCAACATGGCGAAATAACTCTTTAATCTGTACCAACTTGCCATGATGATTCTTAACTTTACTGTTCTTCTTAATCCGTATGGCAAAGGGTATGTGATTATTGGTGAGCCAGTTAAACCATTTTTCGCCAACAAACTCTCTGTCCGCTACTATCATCTCAAGGTTATCTTTGCCAAATTGTTTGATAAACCGCTCAATAAGTTCACAGCGTTCAAGATGGTTTGTATTACCTCGCTTATCTAGCATTTGCCAGTATAAGGGGATGGCTATCCCTTTATATACCACTCCTAGCATAAAGATGTTGAGGTTACTTTTACCCCATTTCCAGTTGGTGCGGTCAATGGTTAAGGTGACTTTGCCTAGCCCAAATAGTCGATATATCATTAAAGCCAGTTGATCGTAGTCTATCCTCGCTTCGGAAAAAAATCGCTGTAGTCTGCGATAGTGGCTGTCGGTTTTACCACAGGAAGGTGTCTTGCTATTTTTTTTAAGATTACTGCTTTGAGCAGTAATCAGGGCTATTACCATTAGGCTCAAACAATTGATTCTTGCCTTGTTCATACTCAGGTTTTGGGTTAAAGTTTCACTAAGTCTGTTAAGGTTTGGCATAGTCTGATTCGTCTTAAAAATTACTATTATGCCTTTGCTTTAACAGACTTTTTTGTTTTTTTGTCGTGTGCAGAGATCTCATTCATTATTAACTTAGCTTATTTTGGATTGTTGATTTTAGGGTATACCCTAGCGGAACCACCTAAAAACGCCTTATAAAATATTAATAGACCACCTAAAATAGACTGATATAATAAAACTACTTATAACAGACTATTTTGGGTGTTTATGTTTATTAGAGCCTACCTTCGTGCCTCAACCAAGGATCAAGATGCCAATCGTGCTAAAGATGAACTTATTGCTTTTGCTAGAGAGCATGGCCATAAAATCGCAGCATTCTATACTGAGAACGAGTCAGGAGCGACGCTAGAACGTCCACAACTCATGCAGCTCATTGATGATGCTTCTGATGGAGATGTGATCTTAGTTGAACAGATAGACCGTTTGGCACGTTTAAATCAAGCTGACTGGGATACCTTAAAGAGAAAACTATCAGCCAAACGTCTTTCGGTAGTGTCTAAGGAGTTGCCTACGTCATATATGGCATTGCAACAAGGTAATAGCTCTGAGTTCATGGACAGTGTACTACGCGCTATAAATGACATGCTACTTGATATGCTAGCGGCCATTGCTAGAAAGGATTATGAGGATAGACGTAACCGTCAAATGCAAGGTATTGCACGTGCTAAAGCTCAAGGTAAATACAAAGGACGGGGAAAGGATATAGAAAAGCGTAAAATTATTGCCAGCCTTCTGAAATCAGGTCACAGTTACTCAGATATTCAACAGACGGTAAAATGCTCAAGGCAATTGATTTCTAATGTATCACAAGAGTTGAAAAATTCTACTAGTTAAAACTTGATTGGCCACAGCTCA
The genomic region above belongs to Psychrobacter sanguinis and contains:
- the parA gene encoding ParA family partition ATPase, giving the protein MKVIAVLNQKGGSGKTTIATHLARGLQLQGHSVLLVDSDQQGSARDWRAVDEDNPVPVIGLDRPTLDKDLKNVSDKEFVVIDGSPQATNLALSAIKAADFVLIPVQPSPYDVWATSDLVDLVQQRIEMTDGKLKAAFVVSRAIQNTNIGKEVAAVLQDYNLPVLDARIVQRVSYPNSASVGKTVFETESAKSNAVTEITQLVNEVKTFFDKEVEL
- a CDS encoding helix-turn-helix domain-containing protein, whose translation is MVKCHLSTIMGEKRLKIADVARETSINRGTITRMYHEEATRVDLEVIEKLCRYFKIEVGDLYELTDDSDI
- a CDS encoding PH domain-containing protein; the encoded protein is MTADTLLVKNGFSTQSISLEDITHITPTSSTLSAPALSLDRIEIRYEGGSIVISPKDKDRFYHAIQERVPALKTDDNNGLIKR
- a CDS encoding RTG family carbenicillin-hydrolyzing class A beta-lactamase CARB-8 — its product is MDVRKHKASFFSVVITFLCLTLSLNANATDSVLEAVTNAETELGARIGLAVHDLETGKRWEHKSNERFPLSSTFKTLACANVLQRVDLGKERIDRVVRFSESNLVTYSPVTEKHVGKKGMSLAELCQATLSTSDNSAANFILQAIGGPKALTKFLRSIGDDTTRLDRWETELNEAVPGDKRDTTTPIAMVTTLEKLLIDETLSIKSRQQLESWLKGNEVGDALFRKGVPSDWIVADRTGAGGYGSRAITAVMWPPNRKPIVAALYITETDASFEERNAVIAKIGEQIAKTILMENSRN
- a CDS encoding IS4 family transposase; this encodes MPNLNRLSETLTQNLSMNKARINCLSLMVIALITAQSSNLKKNSKTPSCGKTDSHYRRLQRFFSEARIDYDQLALMIYRLFGLGKVTLTIDRTNWKWGKSNLNIFMLGVVYKGIAIPLYWQMLDKRGNTNHLERCELIERFIKQFGKDNLEMIVADREFVGEKWFNWLTNNHIPFAIRIKKNSKVKNHHGKLVQIKELFRHVGHQETYRHGRILTVDGCLVRVFAKRDKDYGLVIVATNQLETVDAMISYGKRWEIETLFACLKGRGFNLEDTHLTHLDRVSKLVAVNALAFCWAYHVGIYKDKDKPLKRKLNSNARPQASLFALGLDVLIEGLRLVFFNNDKTVFRQLVSFLTPKPMKIRWG
- a CDS encoding recombinase family protein; translated protein: MFIRAYLRASTKDQDANRAKDELIAFAREHGHKIAAFYTENESGATLERPQLMQLIDDASDGDVILVEQIDRLARLNQADWDTLKRKLSAKRLSVVSKELPTSYMALQQGNSSEFMDSVLRAINDMLLDMLAAIARKDYEDRRNRQMQGIARAKAQGKYKGRGKDIEKRKIIASLLKSGHSYSDIQQTVKCSRQLISNVSQELKNSTS